One window of the Archangium primigenium genome contains the following:
- the prfB gene encoding peptide chain release factor 2 (programmed frameshift) yields the protein MANDSMEKIGGLRERLTALRGHLDVDRKKSRIALIERESTLPTFWDDNTKAQAMLKEKATLESSVGAYEKTLRGLDDAQTLLELAAEMQDPASAKEAEDSLGGLEGEVAKLELARMLSGEQDRSYCFMDINAGAGGTDSMDWAAMLMRMYTRYCEQRGWKVEINDAQEGEEAGFKNVSLRIEGEFAYGYLKAEVGVHRLVRISPFDANARRQTAFASVDVYPEVDDSIQIDIPEKDIELKFIRGGGAGGQKVNKTSSTAQLRHLPTGIIITCQTERSQSANKDMAFKILRGRLYELEMKRREAERDAAEAQKKDISFGSQIRSYVLAPYRMVKDLRTGVETGNVDAVLDGELEDFVTAQLMGVKNPNRAAPE from the exons ATGGCGAACGACTCGATGGAGAAGATCGGCGGGCTTCGCGAGCGTCTGACGGCGCTCAGGGGGCATCTT GACGTCGATCGCAAGAAGTCGCGCATCGCGCTGATCGAGCGGGAATCCACGCTGCCCACGTTCTGGGACGACAACACCAAGGCCCAGGCGATGCTCAAGGAGAAGGCCACGCTCGAGTCGAGCGTGGGCGCCTACGAGAAGACCCTGCGCGGCCTGGACGACGCCCAGACGCTCTTGGAACTCGCCGCCGAGATGCAGGACCCGGCGAGCGCCAAGGAGGCCGAGGATTCGCTCGGGGGGCTCGAGGGCGAGGTGGCCAAGCTGGAACTGGCGCGGATGCTCTCCGGCGAGCAGGACCGCTCGTACTGCTTCATGGACATCAACGCGGGCGCGGGTGGCACGGACTCCATGGACTGGGCCGCCATGCTCATGCGCATGTACACGCGCTACTGCGAGCAGCGCGGCTGGAAGGTGGAGATCAACGACGCGCAGGAGGGTGAGGAGGCGGGCTTCAAGAACGTCTCGCTGCGCATCGAGGGCGAGTTCGCCTACGGCTACCTCAAGGCGGAGGTGGGCGTGCATCGGCTCGTGCGCATCAGCCCCTTCGACGCCAACGCGCGCCGGCAGACGGCCTTCGCCTCGGTGGACGTGTATCCGGAAGTGGATGACTCCATCCAGATCGACATCCCGGAGAAGGACATCGAGCTGAAGTTCATCCGGGGTGGCGGCGCGGGCGGTCAGAAGGTCAACAAGACCTCGTCCACGGCGCAGCTGCGCCACCTGCCCACGGGCATCATCATCACCTGCCAGACGGAGCGCTCGCAGTCGGCCAACAAGGACATGGCGTTCAAGATCCTCCGCGGCCGGCTCTACGAGCTGGAGATGAAGCGGCGCGAGGCGGAGCGTGACGCCGCCGAGGCGCAGAAGAAGGACATCTCCTTCGGCTCGCAGATCCGCTCCTACGTGCTCGCGCCCTACCGCATGGTGAAGGACCTGCGCACGGGCGTGGAGACGGGCAACGTGGACGCGGTGCTGGACGGTGAGCTGGAGGACT
- a CDS encoding DUF4105 domain-containing protein: MPRLTSSMLFVLGLLLVAAPAHAQDMPPWGTGESRGEDLSIYLATFGPGDDVPSYFGHGSLVVEDARLRTSRLYNYGMFSFDERMLARYAMGRLEFWVDDSAPGPTFRFYRSLNRDVRLQQLDLSPEQKKELGRLLAVNVLPENRQYLYHHYNDNCVTRLRDMIDAVVGGQLRRADEVPGRMTLREHTRRYTAVNPPMSVLLDFLMNDEIDKPITRWQEAFLPDELERQVAQLQVTATDGPSHALVDRTVKFYESKGRPVTPEQPPRYAPVMLMLGLVLGGASMGLAAWQRKKGARLPRVLLGLQNVLMGLVFGIPGLALFIMWLGTDHTVTYRNENLFLANPLTVLALPLGLQLMAGSAKARARLEWLWRALAALGLFGLVLKVLPLFDQDNWRLIALLLPMSVGMAGALWLLRAPVAGREVTPPVAPDLKVSGN; this comes from the coding sequence ATGCCTCGCTTGACCTCGTCGATGCTCTTCGTGCTGGGCCTGCTGCTCGTCGCCGCTCCGGCGCATGCCCAGGACATGCCTCCCTGGGGAACGGGCGAGAGCCGGGGCGAGGACCTGTCCATCTACCTGGCCACCTTCGGACCGGGCGATGACGTGCCCTCGTACTTCGGCCACGGCTCGCTCGTGGTGGAGGACGCCCGGCTGCGCACCTCGCGCCTCTACAACTACGGGATGTTCTCCTTCGACGAGCGCATGCTGGCGCGCTACGCGATGGGTCGGCTCGAATTCTGGGTGGACGACTCGGCCCCGGGCCCCACCTTCCGCTTCTACCGCTCGCTCAACCGGGACGTGCGGCTGCAGCAGCTCGACCTGTCACCCGAGCAGAAGAAGGAACTGGGCCGGCTGCTCGCGGTGAACGTGCTGCCCGAGAACCGTCAGTACCTCTACCACCACTACAACGACAACTGCGTCACCCGGCTGCGCGACATGATCGACGCGGTGGTGGGCGGTCAGCTCCGCCGGGCGGACGAGGTCCCCGGGCGCATGACGCTGCGCGAGCACACGCGGCGCTACACCGCCGTGAATCCGCCCATGAGCGTCCTGCTCGACTTCCTGATGAACGACGAGATCGACAAGCCCATCACCCGGTGGCAGGAGGCGTTCCTCCCGGACGAGCTGGAGCGGCAGGTGGCCCAACTCCAGGTGACGGCCACGGACGGTCCGTCGCACGCGCTCGTGGACCGGACCGTGAAGTTCTACGAGTCCAAGGGCCGTCCGGTCACGCCCGAGCAGCCGCCCCGGTACGCGCCGGTGATGTTGATGCTGGGCCTCGTGCTGGGCGGGGCCTCGATGGGCCTGGCCGCGTGGCAGCGCAAGAAGGGCGCGCGGCTGCCGCGGGTGCTGCTGGGGCTGCAGAACGTGCTGATGGGCCTGGTGTTCGGCATCCCCGGCCTGGCGCTGTTCATCATGTGGCTCGGCACGGATCACACGGTGACGTACCGCAACGAGAACCTGTTCCTGGCCAATCCGCTCACCGTGCTCGCGCTGCCCCTGGGGCTGCAACTGATGGCCGGGAGCGCGAAGGCCCGCGCGCGCCTGGAGTGGCTGTGGCGGGCGCTGGCGGCCCTGGGGCTCTTCGGGCTCGTGCTCAAGGTGTTGCCCCTGTTCGATCAGGACAATTGGCGCCTCATCGCGCTGCTGCTCCCCATGTCCGTGGGGATGGCGGGGGCGTTGTGGCTGCTGCGCGCGCCGGTGGCGGGCCGCGAGGTGACGCCGCCGGTGGCGCCGGACTTGAAGGTTTCTGGAAACTGA
- the ybeY gene encoding rRNA maturation RNase YbeY: MANVKLRKGKVIPRDDGKRIEEFVGAATTGTEGVSVARMLAPPGWKEPAQTPEFDEVVIVLKGQLTLVVDGRRQLIEEGEMGLVSRGRRVVYRNDGQGACDYYSVCAPAFRVELAHMEEPEEASPEENRVTVQVAHPQGKRFAKQVTDLAEAFLEKLSLTGCELSISLVGDHAIRRLNRTWRKKDKATDVLSFPAGEAPKGTPGPRQLGDIVISLDTAKVQAKEYERTLESEVARYLAHGLLHLLGHDHERPKDAQRMARAEEQLLGASGMVGDSVAPRARKLMT, translated from the coding sequence ATGGCGAACGTGAAGCTGCGCAAGGGGAAGGTGATTCCCCGCGACGACGGGAAGCGCATCGAGGAGTTCGTGGGCGCGGCGACGACGGGCACCGAGGGCGTGTCGGTGGCGCGCATGTTGGCGCCTCCCGGCTGGAAGGAGCCCGCGCAGACGCCCGAGTTCGACGAGGTGGTCATCGTCCTCAAGGGCCAGCTGACGCTGGTGGTGGACGGGCGGCGGCAGCTCATCGAGGAGGGCGAGATGGGGCTCGTGTCCCGGGGCCGGCGGGTGGTGTACCGCAACGACGGCCAGGGCGCGTGTGACTACTACTCGGTCTGCGCGCCCGCCTTCCGGGTGGAACTCGCCCACATGGAGGAGCCCGAGGAGGCCTCGCCCGAGGAGAACCGGGTGACGGTGCAGGTGGCCCATCCCCAGGGCAAGCGCTTCGCCAAGCAGGTGACGGACCTGGCCGAGGCCTTCCTGGAGAAGCTCTCGCTCACCGGGTGCGAGCTGTCCATCTCGCTCGTCGGGGACCATGCCATCCGCCGGCTCAACCGCACCTGGCGCAAGAAGGACAAGGCCACGGACGTGCTGAGCTTCCCCGCGGGGGAGGCGCCCAAGGGCACCCCGGGGCCGCGCCAGCTCGGCGACATCGTCATCTCGCTGGACACGGCGAAGGTGCAGGCCAAGGAGTACGAGCGCACGCTGGAGTCCGAGGTGGCGCGCTACCTGGCGCATGGGCTGCTGCACCTCCTGGGTCACGATCACGAGCGGCCCAAGGACGCCCAGCGCATGGCGCGCGCCGAGGAGCAACTGCTCGGGGCGAGCGGCATGGTGGGCGACTCGGTGGCGCCCCGGGCCCGCAAGCTCATGACCTGA
- a CDS encoding HD family phosphohydrolase has product MAEPESSPPGPSPLDALSRRFRLGPHWGRRLAGVLLLLGVSVAAGFVISPGLYSQQIPALTEENLGKPFRTSSPTGFKAGRDYDILHEAMTEKRRLDARAAVRPVFDLSPGVVAELRTAVNGAFSAMRLRLEEKARAEEAAAVEPPPESRKAPPVRKPTPTPEDRERQRQESEAMRGAFQALLFGRRDAPIDLEDFQALENGRFSETLEAATLALVERAYGFSEPLPVYIANSREELAREGAQGITVRDLRHNGEQTLPGTAPTVVDMREAYTELERFASVPGNLLPDAPVVQRRAVLRLAKRLVRPNLTINKAETNTRRERAAAAVKDAVISIKKGQRVIGDGELVNETHLVAVRGMRAQTDRLDLVQLQVGGTGLVALLISATYVFCRAAFRRFRPTRKDALLLGVLLVGMLGMAQVWVSIADAVQDRYTALPLEAFYYAFPVAAGAMLVRFVLSEALALFFAIVLACLSGVMLGNSLSFGIYALVGALVAADRITRAKDRVGIFRAGLVTGLANLVAVLCLFLAEGKGLTVDTLVTAFCAFAGTTLAVPVLVLALTPLIESVFGYASDLKLLELANLNHPALKELIVQAPGTYHHSIIIGTLVENAAEAIGANPLLARSCAYYHDIGKGRNPLYFSENQKGENRHDTLVPAMSAIIIKRHVTEGLEMARQYRLPKLVADAIPQHHGTRLVGYFYHKAVKEQEGKEGAPPVDESIFRYPGPKPQFREAALVMIADAVEASTRSLPEPTTPRLQAQVQKMINLIFSEGQLDECDLTLRDLNLIAQSFLHTLEGIYHARPAYPAGALQAGPKGALMVAPAPAPSTTNTKSDGKQRPVGTGT; this is encoded by the coding sequence ATGGCCGAACCGGAATCGTCGCCCCCCGGACCCAGTCCGTTGGACGCGCTGTCACGGCGCTTCCGGCTCGGCCCCCACTGGGGTCGGCGGCTGGCGGGCGTGTTGCTGCTGCTGGGCGTGTCGGTGGCGGCCGGTTTCGTCATCTCCCCGGGGCTCTACAGCCAGCAGATCCCCGCGCTCACCGAGGAGAACCTCGGCAAGCCCTTTCGCACCAGCTCCCCCACGGGCTTCAAGGCCGGGCGCGACTACGACATCCTCCATGAGGCGATGACGGAGAAGCGGCGCCTGGACGCGCGCGCCGCGGTCCGCCCGGTGTTCGACCTGAGCCCGGGGGTGGTGGCCGAGCTGCGCACGGCGGTCAACGGGGCCTTCTCCGCCATGCGCCTGCGCCTGGAGGAGAAGGCGCGCGCCGAGGAGGCCGCGGCCGTCGAGCCGCCCCCCGAGTCGCGCAAGGCCCCGCCGGTGCGCAAGCCCACGCCGACGCCGGAGGATCGCGAGCGGCAGCGCCAGGAGTCCGAGGCCATGCGCGGCGCCTTCCAGGCGTTGCTCTTCGGTCGCCGGGACGCGCCGATCGACCTCGAGGACTTCCAGGCGCTGGAGAACGGCCGGTTCTCCGAGACCCTGGAGGCGGCCACGCTCGCGCTGGTGGAGCGCGCCTATGGCTTCTCCGAGCCCCTGCCCGTGTACATCGCCAACTCGCGCGAGGAGCTGGCGCGCGAGGGGGCCCAGGGCATCACCGTGCGCGACCTGCGGCACAACGGCGAGCAGACCCTGCCGGGCACGGCGCCCACGGTGGTGGACATGCGCGAGGCGTACACCGAGCTCGAGCGCTTCGCCTCGGTGCCCGGCAACCTCCTGCCGGACGCCCCCGTGGTCCAGCGGCGCGCGGTGCTCCGGCTGGCCAAGCGGCTGGTGCGGCCCAACCTGACCATCAACAAGGCGGAGACCAACACGCGCCGGGAGCGGGCCGCCGCCGCGGTCAAGGACGCGGTCATCTCCATCAAGAAGGGCCAGCGCGTCATCGGCGACGGCGAGCTCGTCAACGAGACGCACCTGGTGGCCGTGCGGGGCATGCGCGCGCAGACGGACCGGCTGGATCTGGTGCAGCTGCAGGTGGGCGGCACGGGGCTGGTCGCGCTGCTCATCTCCGCCACCTACGTCTTCTGCCGGGCGGCCTTCCGGCGCTTCCGCCCCACGCGCAAGGACGCGCTGCTGCTGGGGGTGCTGCTGGTGGGCATGCTCGGCATGGCCCAGGTGTGGGTGTCCATCGCGGACGCCGTGCAGGACCGCTACACGGCACTGCCGCTGGAGGCCTTCTACTACGCGTTCCCGGTGGCGGCCGGCGCCATGCTCGTGCGCTTCGTGCTCTCCGAGGCGCTGGCGCTCTTCTTCGCCATCGTGCTGGCGTGCCTGTCCGGCGTGATGCTGGGCAACTCCCTGTCCTTCGGCATCTACGCGCTGGTGGGCGCGCTGGTGGCCGCCGACCGCATCACCCGCGCCAAGGATCGCGTGGGCATCTTCCGGGCGGGGCTCGTCACGGGCCTGGCCAACCTGGTGGCCGTGCTCTGCCTCTTCCTGGCCGAGGGCAAGGGGCTCACCGTGGACACGCTCGTCACGGCGTTCTGCGCCTTCGCGGGCACGACGCTGGCGGTGCCGGTGCTGGTGCTGGCCCTCACGCCGCTCATCGAGTCCGTGTTCGGCTACGCCTCGGACCTCAAGCTGCTGGAGCTGGCCAACCTCAACCACCCCGCGCTCAAGGAACTCATCGTCCAGGCGCCGGGCACCTACCACCACTCCATCATCATCGGCACGCTCGTGGAGAACGCGGCCGAGGCCATCGGCGCCAATCCGCTGCTGGCGCGCTCGTGCGCGTACTACCACGACATCGGCAAGGGCCGGAATCCGCTCTACTTCAGCGAGAACCAGAAGGGCGAGAACCGCCACGACACGCTCGTGCCGGCCATGAGCGCCATCATCATCAAGCGCCATGTCACCGAGGGCCTGGAGATGGCGCGGCAGTACCGCCTGCCCAAGCTGGTGGCGGACGCCATTCCGCAGCACCACGGCACGCGGTTGGTGGGCTATTTCTACCACAAGGCCGTCAAGGAGCAGGAAGGCAAGGAAGGCGCGCCGCCCGTCGACGAGAGCATCTTCCGCTACCCGGGCCCCAAGCCGCAGTTCCGCGAGGCGGCGCTGGTGATGATCGCCGATGCCGTCGAGGCCTCCACGCGCTCGCTGCCCGAGCCCACCACGCCCCGCCTGCAGGCCCAGGTGCAGAAGATGATCAACCTCATCTTCTCCGAGGGCCAGCTGGACGAGTGTGACCTGACGCTGCGGGACCTGAACCTCATCGCGCAGTCCTTCCTGCACACGCTCGAGGGCATCTATCATGCGCGCCCCGCCTACCCGGCGGGGGCGCTGCAGGCGGGGCCCAAGGGCGCGTTGATGGTGGCGCCGGCCCCGGCCCCGAGCACGACGAACACGAAATCAGACGGCAAGCAGCGTCCCGTGGGCACGGGCACCTGA